A single genomic interval of Helianthus annuus cultivar XRQ/B chromosome 6, HanXRQr2.0-SUNRISE, whole genome shotgun sequence harbors:
- the LOC110865095 gene encoding uncharacterized protein LOC110865095 isoform X2, producing the protein MNEEPNFKQIFLDTHLTKECKQKLWDGDIDIYNLEELKFCTERAKKVYGDYLSAMREVYGPNYSEFPDDPEVWARVVGQGRTRRVYGIGSSDLDYLVTGTSSSSVGSAPSHAEYQRSQEEVQVMRTQMVDLEARLEEERNLLTTRLDEERKAREELQQQLQEFMNNWRPPSN; encoded by the exons ATGAATGAGGAACCCAATTTTAAACAAATCTTTCTGGACACCCACCTCACTAAAGAATGCAAGCAAAAATTGTGGGACGGGGACATTGACATATATAACTTGGAGGAATTGAAGTTTTGTACGGAACGAGCCAAAAAAGTATAT GGGGATTATTTGAGTGCGATGCGTGAGGTTTACGGGCCGAACTATAGCGAGTTTCCAGATGACCCTGAGGTGTGGGCACGTGTGGTCGGACAAGGTCGCACGCGCCGGGTATACGGGATAGGTTCTTCGGATCTAGATTATTTGGTGACCGGGACATCTTCTTCTTCTGTCGGGTCTGCACCATCGCACGCAGAGTACCAACGGTCTCAAGAAGAG GTTCAAGTTATGCGAACTCAAATGGTAGATCTTGAAGCTCGGCTTGAAGAAGAAAG GAATCTACTTACAACTCGGCTTGACGAAGAAAGGAAAGCAAGGGAAGAACTTCAACAACAACTTCAAGAATTTATGAACAATTGGCGTCCTCCTTCAAATTAG
- the LOC110865095 gene encoding uncharacterized protein LOC110865095 isoform X1 translates to MNEEPNFKQIFLDTHLTKECKQKLWDGDIDIYNLEELKFCTERAKKVYGDYLSAMREVYGPNYSEFPDDPEVWARVVGQGRTRRVYGIGSSDLDYLVTGTSSSSVGSAPSHAEYQRSQEEVQVMRTQMVDLEARLEEERNLLTTRLEEERNLLTTRLDEERKAREELQQQLQEFMNNWRPPSN, encoded by the exons ATGAATGAGGAACCCAATTTTAAACAAATCTTTCTGGACACCCACCTCACTAAAGAATGCAAGCAAAAATTGTGGGACGGGGACATTGACATATATAACTTGGAGGAATTGAAGTTTTGTACGGAACGAGCCAAAAAAGTATAT GGGGATTATTTGAGTGCGATGCGTGAGGTTTACGGGCCGAACTATAGCGAGTTTCCAGATGACCCTGAGGTGTGGGCACGTGTGGTCGGACAAGGTCGCACGCGCCGGGTATACGGGATAGGTTCTTCGGATCTAGATTATTTGGTGACCGGGACATCTTCTTCTTCTGTCGGGTCTGCACCATCGCACGCAGAGTACCAACGGTCTCAAGAAGAG GTTCAAGTTATGCGAACTCAAATGGTAGATCTTGAAGCTCGGCTTGAAGAAGAAAGGAATCTACTTACAACTCGGCTTGAAGAAGAAAGGAATCTACTTACAACTCGGCTTGACGAAGAAAGGAAAGCAAGGGAAGAACTTCAACAACAACTTCAAGAATTTATGAACAATTGGCGTCCTCCTTCAAATTAG
- the LOC110863886 gene encoding uncharacterized protein LOC110863886 has translation MARTKEKAGSSSSSSKGKGKQKEQPSKKRQYMGRVSESESEGEEEEMELDPSDKPVWNSGSLDDQPEIWQPTLYNDCMNKLKNKVAAFICEKEVDEPQFGQFGVFAKFRALGWEGALKCFDKDKSNLFMTEIQEWMSTLKCHNFNKPSQMKLIGMVHGVPVEMSFDTLKKLGKYDSLPAKEYMIPTLDDLLLKPEKHVRWNDMLRDLFLPGRYSGVLYRKNLKIEAKLLHTICLLNVIPRRGDKEQVRFPEIPVLYSLMHGSPRFPIRYLIMHHLWVCRNKYGRDIVPYCRIITGLMKQQKALTSEDRGLTKRHQPFTLDRLGNVWTYTQSERYHKLKSEGQRWRALKLGARELLPGEPDEPESDEELVPSGDEDYADEPQGGANVGFGVFSGGHGGTFYDYAQQPYEPGWAYSGSMQEVIESQRPPASIFDTWSGPERTLYDQNTRNSASIERSLKHSFDRNESWNLTHAYSREVDANNRYHDDQMRRMHADWHAGRPVVEDPQHVDYASLPPYDGSISYPTPPLHHSQWLDPRRQEGPQQQEGSSSVAFGFGEWNDMMSSIFGPPGPRYY, from the coding sequence ATGGCAAGGACCAAGGAAAAAGCGGGTTCAAGTTCATCTTCATCAAAAGGCAAGGGCAAGCAAAAGGAGCAACCATCAAAGAAGAGGCAATATATGGGTAGGGTTAGTGAAAGCGAAAGTGAAGGCGAAGAAGAAGAGATGGAGTTAGACCCAAGTGATAAGCCGGTGTGGAACTCGGGGTCTTTGGACGACCAACCTGAGATTTGGCAGCCAACCCTTTATAATGACTGCATGAACAAGTTAAAAAACAAAGTAGCCGCATTCATTTGTGAAAAAGAGGTTGACGAACCCCAGTTTGGCCAGTTCGGGGTGTTTGCTAAGTTTCGTGCTTTGGGTTGGGAAGGAGCGCTCAAGTGTTTTGACAAAGATAAGAGCAATCTGTTTATGACTGAGATTCAGGAGTGGATGTCAACACTTAAATGTCACAACTTCAACAAGCCATCACAAATGAAGTTGATCGGGATGGTACATGGGGTGCCAGTTGAGATGTCATTCGACACGTTGAAGAAGCTGGGAAAGTATGACAGTCTCCCGGCTAAGGAGTACATGATTCCCACGCTTGATGATTTATTGCTCAAACCAGAGAAGCACGTGAGATGGAACGACATGTTAAGGGATTTGTTTTTGCCCGGTAGGTACAGTGGTGTGTTATACCGAAAGAATTTGAAGATAGAAGCCAAACTGTTGCATACAATCTGCCTGCTTAATGTCATTCCAAGAAGAGGCGATAAAGAACAGGTGAGGTTTCCAGAGATACCTGTTCTGTATTCATTGATGCATGGATCCCCACGCTTTCCAATACGCTACCTGATTATGCACCATTTGTGGGTATGCCGAAACAAATACGGAAGAGACATCGTCCCGTACTGTCGCATCATAACGGGTTTGATGAAACAGCAGAAGGCACTCACATCCGAAGACCGAGGTTTAACGAAAAGGCACCAGCCTTTTACTTTGGATAGGTTGGGAAACGTTTGGACGTATACTCAGTCTGAACGTTATCACAAATTGAAATCGGAGGGTCAACGGTGGAGGGCACTGAAATTGGGTGCAAGGGAGTTGTTACCGGGAGAGCCGGATGAGCCGGAAAGCGATGAAGAGTTGGTTCCTAGTGGGGACGAGGACTACGCGGACGAGCCGCAGGGTGGTGCAAATGTTGGTTTTGGGGTTTTTAGTGGTGGTCATGGTGGTACGTTCTACGACTACGCGCAGCAACCGTATGAGCCGGGGTGGGCTTATAGTGGTTCAATGCAAGAGGTGATCGAGAGCCAACGCCCTCCGGCGTCCATTTTTGATACTTGGTCGGGGCCGGAGAGGACGTTGTACGATCAAAACACAAGGAATAGTGCAAGCATAGAGCGGTCGTTAAAACATAGCTTCGATCGCAATGAGTCATGGAACCTTACCCACGCATACTCTCGAGAGGTGGATGCTAATAACAGATATCATGATGATCAAATGAGGCGGatgcatgcggattggcatgccggaaggccggttgttgaagatccacaacatgtggactaTGCTTCATTGCCGCCTTATGATGGTAGCATTTCTTATCCGACTCCACCACTCCACCATTCTCAATGGCTTGACCCAAGGCGACAGGAGGGACCGCAACAACAAGAGGGGAGTAGCAGCGTCGCATTCGGATTTGGAGAGTGGAATGATATGATGTCATCCATCTTTGGACCTCCGGGACCGCGCTACTATTGA